Proteins encoded together in one Carya illinoinensis cultivar Pawnee chromosome 3, C.illinoinensisPawnee_v1, whole genome shotgun sequence window:
- the LOC122305090 gene encoding putative EG45-like domain containing protein 1, whose translation MSKLLQLLSLSLIILISQFFHISHGDVGTAARYSSPYSPTQCFGSDPSQFPSSNLFAAAGDGIWDNGASCGRQYLVRCISASKPRTCIQGQTIQIRIIDYIGTAPSLPSVNGTTIVLSRTAFQTIANSSVDVASINIEFQQV comes from the exons ATGTCGAAACTCCTCCAATTGCTGTCCTTGTCCCTGATCATCTTAATCTCCCAGTTCTTCCATATCTCCCATGGTGATGTTGGTACTGCAGCCCGGTATTCTTCCCCATATTCAC ccaCTCAATGTTTTGGGAGCGACCCATCTCAGTTCCCTTCAAGCAACTTGTTCGCGGCGGCCGGCGACGGGATATGGGACAATGGGGCATCGTGTGGGAGGCAATACTTGGTGAGGTGCATCAGTGCTTCAAAGCCGCGTACCTGTATTCAAGGCCAGACGATTCAGATTAGGATCATTGATTATATTGGAACAGCACCTTCTTTGCCATCCGTTAATGGTACCACCATAGTTTTGTCCAGAACAGCTTTCCAGACTATTGCAAATTCATCTGTTGACGTTGCTTCCATCAACATTGAATTTCAGCa GGTATGa
- the LOC122304908 gene encoding protein FAR1-RELATED SEQUENCE 5-like, whose protein sequence is MSRPQPTIKTDCKAKINAHLVKGTWVVTTIENDHNYSTVSPQKSRFFRSHKYLDEYSQRMLDLNDRAGIRMNKNFGALVVDAGGFKNLDFQEKDCRNFIDKTRQLRLGKGGGEALTEYFKRMRLQNNGFVYVIDVDEELRLRNVFWADARSRAAYEYFGDVITFDTTYLTNRYGMPFAPFVGVNHHGQSILLGAGLISSEDTSTFVWLFRAWLECMDGRAPKAIITDQDRAMKAAIALVFPDTRHRYCLWHIMRKLPEKLGSHAAFNTELKTSIQSALYDSQTCEEFEHKWGQLIQKYDLGDNPWLQGLYNERAFWVPVYLKGIFWAGSAQHRGLKA, encoded by the coding sequence ATGTCAAGGCCGCAACCAACTATTAAAACAGATTGTAAGGCAAAGATCAATGCTCACTTGGTGAAGGGTACTTGGGTGGTGACCACTATAgaaaatgatcataattatagtACGGTCAGCCCACAAAAGTCTAGATTCTTTAGGTCGCACAAGTATTTAGACGAATACAGTCAGAGGATGCTTGACTTGAACGACAGAGCAGGCATTCGAATGAATAAGAATTTTGGGGCTCTTGTTGTTGATGCTGGTGGATTCAAGAATcttgattttcaagaaaaagactGTCGAAATTTTATTGACAAAACCAGACAATTAAGATTGGGTAAAGGGGGTGGCGAAGCACTTACTGAGTACTTCAAGAGGATGAGGTTGCAGAATAATGGTTTTGTCTATGTGATTGATGTGGATGAGGAGTTGAGACTGAGGAATGTGTTCTGGGCTGACGCACGTAGTAGAGCAGCGTATGAGTATTTCGGAGATGTTATCACCTTCGATACGACATACCTAACAAATAGGTATGGTATGCCGTTTGCTCCTTTTGTTGGTGTAAATCATCATGGGCAGTCTATATTGTTAGGGGCTGGGTTGATTTCAAGCGAGGATACGAGTACTTTTGTGTGGTTGTTTCGAGCATGGCTGGAGTGCATGGATGGTCGGGCTCCAAAAGCGATTATAACAGATCAAGATCGAGCAATGAAGGCTGCTATTGCATTGGTATTCCCAGACACTCGCCATAGATATTGTCTATGGCATATAATGCGAAAACTACCAGAGAAATTGGGATCTCACGCTGCTTTCAACACAGAGTTGAAGACCTCTATCCAGAGTGCCCTATATGATTCACAGACATGCGAAGAGTTTGAGCATAAGTGGGGGCAACTTATTCAGAAGTATGATCTTGGTGATAATCCATGGCTGCAAGGGTTGTACAATGAGAGGGCATTCTGGGTACCGGTGTACCTTAAGGGAATATTTTGGGCTGGCTCAGCACAACACAGAGGtctaaaagcatga
- the LOC122304909 gene encoding protein FAR-RED ELONGATED HYPOCOTYL 3-like, with amino-acid sequence MNAFFDGFVHAGMTLKEFVDQFDNALRKKVEVETTADFNSANQTIPYSSAFRIEKQFQAMYTNAKFKEVQREVWGMILCNCILISKEGCISTYDVFDEITTDDDHVKSMKYTVYFNDEEVDVKCTCSLFEMRGILCRHALNVCQINKIHALPDKYILDRWRKDLKRRYTVVKSSYDDLRQNADSRRYEFVVKRCLKLATRVCSSDDHVDAFMSHLDEFEIKFKGLTLESGSSKVKETTAPTKGKLILSPHVVQGKGRPPTKRKVPPLEKAATKRKKKPTCRKIFDETSHDSEVSEAPTTDQVHSGSKDDFVVLTQCSTFTNPTPSENEEN; translated from the exons atgaatgctttcTTCGATGGGTTCGTGCATGCTGGTATGACGTTGAAAGAATTTGTTGACCAATTTGATAATGCGCTCAGGAAGAAGGTGGAGGTCGAGACGACAGCTGATTTCAACTCCGCAAACCAAACCATCCCATATTCATCCGCATTTCGCATTGAGAAGCAATTTCAAGCTATGTATACGAACGCAAAATTTAAGGAGGTCCAACGAGAGGTGTGGGGAATGATTTTATGTAACTGCATACTTATAAGCAAGGAGGGTTGCATTTCCACTTATGATGTGTTTGATGAAATTACCACTGATGATGACCATGTCAAGAGCATGAAGTACACAGTTTACTTTAACGATGAGGAAGTTGATGTTAAATGCACATGTTCattatttgagatgaggggAATTCTCTGTAGGCATGCATTGAACGTTTGCCAGATAAATAAGATTCATGCGTTGCCGGATAAGTACATCTTGGATCGCTGGAGGAAGGACTTAAAGAGGAGATATACGGTGGTAAAAAGTAGCTATGATGACTTGCGGCAGAATGCGGACTCACGGAGGTATGAGTTCGTGGTTAAACGATGTCTAAAATTAGCAACTCGTGTATGCAGCAGTGATGACCATGTTGATGCATTCATGTCCCACTTGGATGAGTTTGAGAttaaatttaaaggattaacaCTTGAGTCCGGTTCAAGCAAGGTAAAAGAGACTACAGCCCCCACCAAGGGTAAGCTTATCTTAAGCCCGCACGTTGTTCAAGGGAAAGGGAGGCCGCCAACAAAAAGGAAGGTTCCGCCTTTGGAGAAGGCTGCAACAAAGCGAAAGAAGAAACCG actTGTAGGAAAATATTTGATGAAACATCACATGATTCAGAGGTCTCAGAAGCTCCTACAACTGATCAG GTACACAGTGGAAGCAAGGATGATTTTGTTGTTCTAACACAGTGCAGTACGTTCACAAACCCAACGCCATCGGAAAATGAGGAGAACTAA
- the LOC122305089 gene encoding 26S proteasome regulatory subunit 8 homolog A: MATVGVETKQPEATVTAATAAEETCSAKPSKQGEGLRQYYLQHIHELQLQVRQKTHNLNRLEAQRNELNSRVRMLREELQLLQEPGSYVGEVVKVMGKNKVLVKVHPEGKYVVDIDKNIDITKITPSTRVALRNDSYVLHLILPSKVDPLVNLMKVEKVPDSTYDMIGGLDQQIKEIKEVIELPIKHPELFESLGIAQPKGVLLYGPPGTGKTLLARAVAHHTDCTFIRVSGSELVQKYIGEGSRMVRELFVMAREHAPSIIFMDEIDSIGSTRMESGSGNGDSEVQRTMLELLNQLDGFEASNKIKVLMATNRIDILDQALLRPGRIDRKIEFPNPNEESRLDILKIHSRRMNLMRGIDLKKIAEKMNGASGAELKAVCTEAGMFALRERRVHVTQEDFEMAVAKVMKKETEKNMSLRKLWK, translated from the exons ATGGCGACGGTCGGAGTGGAAACGAAGCAGCCCGAGGCCACGGTGACGGCTGCGACGGCTGCGGAGGAGACGTGCTCGGCCAAGCCGTCGAAGCAAGGCGAGGGGCTCAGGCAGTACTATCTTCAACACATCCACGAGCTCCAGCTCCAGGTCCGACAAAAGACCCACAATCTCAACCGCCTTGAGGCCCAGCGCAAcgagctcaattctagag TGAGGATGCTTAGGGAAGAACTGCAGTTACTCCAAGAACCTGGATCATATGTTGGTGAAGTTGTCAAAGTAATGGGGAAGAATAAGGTTTTAGTTAAG GTTCATCCTGAAGGGAAATATGTTGTTGACATtgataaaaatattgatatcaCAAAGATCACTCCATCAACTAGAGTTGCTCTCCGTAATGACAGCTATGTTCTTCATTTAATCTTGCCAAGCAAAGTCGATCCATTGGTCAACCttatgaaagttgaaaaagttcCTGATTCTACATATGATATGATTGGTGGTCTTGACCAGCAAATTAAAGAGATAAAGGAG GTGATCGAGCTTCCCATTAAACATCCTGAATTGTTTGAGAGTCTTGGAATAGCTCAACCGAAG GGTGTTCTGTTGTATGGGCCACCTGGTACGGGGAAAACACTGTTGGCTAGAGCAGTGGCCCATCATACTGATTGTACTTTCATCAGAGTTTCTGGTTCTGAATTAGTTCAGAAGTACATTGGAGAAGGTTCCAGAATGGTTAGGGAACTCTTTGTTATGGCCAG GGAACATGCTCCATCTATCATATTTATGGATGAAATTGACAGTATTGGATCTACTCGAATGGAATCTGGTAGTGGCAATGGTGACAGTGAAGTGCAGCGAACTATGCTGGAGCTTCTCAACCAGCTGGATGGATTTGAAGCATCAAACAAGATCAAG gttttgatGGCCACCAATCGGATTGATATTCTCGATCAAGCTCTTCTTAGGCCAGGGCGAATCGACAGGAAGATTGAATTCCCTAATCCTAATGAGGAG TCTCGTTTGgatatattaaaaatacattcaaGAAGAATGAATTTAATGCGTGGAATTGATTTGAAGAAAATAGCAGAGAAGATGAATGGTGCATCTGGTGCAGAGCTTAAG GCTGTGTGCACGGAAGCTGGGATGTTTGCTCTAAGGGAGAGGAGGGTTCATGTAACACAGGAAGATTTTGAAATGGCAGTGGCGAAGGTAATGAAGAAGGAGACCGAGAAAAACATGTCGTTGCGGAAGCTGTGGAAGTAG
- the LOC122304906 gene encoding proline-rich extensin-like protein EPR1: MDKEEDKSKAKPSTPIPPTQGYYGPRNAYCPPFMMHPNSQPMPLFPTTFIYPPSSNAEESSRVEQTSQPPPMPPLTTMFIYPPSSSAEKSRQPLPMPHFPIAFIYPPSTNAEESARLQEVIQPTPMPPFPTAFIYPPSTNAEESGRLQQAIQPPPMPPIPTTFKSPSSSNAEESGHVQETSQPPSTSCLPSSTGEELKSTGKDLSNAETASNFGGTLFFEVALYFLGNTVYRIDVRTEAEEINEENSDKDRVEEPKPGMEFVTDNELMAYYKRYAKQEGFGVITQRTKREAD, from the exons GGATATTATGGTCCAAGAAATGCCTATTGCCCGCCATTTATGATGCATCCAAAT TCCCAACCAATGCCACTATTTCCAACAACGTTCATCTACCCTCCGTCGAGTAATGCCGAGGAGTCAAGTCGTGTTGAACAAACTAGCCAG CCGCCACCAATGCCACCTCTTACAACAATGTTCATCTATCCTCCGTCGAGTAGTGCGGAAAAGTCGAGACAA CCCCTACCAATGCCACATTTTCCAATAGCGTTCATCTATCCTCCGTCAACTAATGCGGAGGAGTCGGCCCGTCTTCAAGAAGTGATCCAA CCCACACCAATGCCACCTTTTCCAACTGCGTTCATCTATCCTCCATCGACTAATGCGGAGGAGTCTGGCCGTCTTCAACAAGCGATCCAA CCCCCACCTATGCCACCTATTCCAACAACGTTTAAGTCCCCTTCGTCGAGTAATGCAGAGGAGTCGGGGCATGTTCAAGAAACGAGTCAG CCCCCATCAACTTCATGCCTTCCATCGAGTACCGGAGAGGAATTGAAAAGCACCGGAAAGGATTTAAGTAATGCAGAGACTGCAAGTAATTTTGGAGGTACATTGTTTTTTGAGGTTGCTTTGTATTTTCTTGGAAATACTGTATACCGTATTGATGTGAGG ACAGAGGCCGAGGAGATAAATGAAGAAAACTCTGATAAAGACCGAGTTGAGGAGCCGAAACCTGGTATGGAGTTTGTCACTGATAATGAGCTAATGGCCTATTACAAGCGATATGCGAAACAAGAAGGTTTTGGTGTGATAACACAAAGGACGAAGAGAGAGGCAGATTGA